The DNA sequence CACCAAAAGTTACCAGCATCAATATCTTCTCCCTTCCCTTGCTTCTCTAATGTTGGCTTCAATATCCATATATATAGTAACTACAAATGAATCTCGTACGGGTAATAAGGTATGCGCATATCTTACCATTCATATGTTGCTCTAATACCACGATAAAACTGCTTAATCCTTAATTTGGTTATAATGAAGGAGTACTACATTCAAATTACCCAAACTACAGAGTAGTATGATTATACTGAAATTATCTTGCACCTGATCAAAAGTTCGAAATGTTTAACCACAATACTATGGCATATTGAATTGAAGATTAAAGCATATATGTACTAACTAATATCAATGACAGAGAGGTATATGATCATATATACCTGAGCATGCAGCTCTTCATTTCGAGACCGAAGAGAATCattttcagctttaagagcaTCAAATTGAGCCTTAAGTAAGTCATAATCCTTCTCCAATTGCTTAGTCTTCCATCTGGCTCTCCGGTTTTGAAACCAAATGGCGATTTGTCTAGGCTGGAGTCCAAGAGTCCTGGACAGCTCCAATTTTCTTTCCGGCTCAAGCTTGTTACCCAACTCAAAGCTCTTCTCAAGAGTCTTCAGCTGCACTATGTTTAGTCTTCTCTTTTTCGAACCTCCCAATCCTACGCCTCCTGATCCATCATCATCATCTGGATCAGACAAATCATCCACATGATCACCATTTACATTGCTTTCATCATGCAGCTGCTGATCAACTCTTGAATATGACATGGAGCTTTTGCCCAAGAACGAGCCAATAGTACCTATACTCAACATTTCAGAAATTTCATcgatatatttttataattcgaTCAAAAGTTTCAATGTAAATGTTTATAATCGAAACTAGTATATGTATTTATATTAAGAAAAGTATATGTACCATGAAAATCTCGAGGAGGTAACAGATGTGTAGGGTTCTGAATATGAGAAAAGTGATCTTGTTCTTCTTGTTGTTGATGATTTTGTAGCATGAAATTGGCTGGGAAAAAATCCATCTCCCTAGTGCAAGCACTCATGAGTGAGTATATAGTACATATATAAATTCTTTTTGAGGGGAACGAAAATGAAATAGAAAAAAGGATAGGTTTTTTTATAAGAACTGCATACTTGGTAGCTGCTGCTGCTGCCGTCTTAGATGTTGGGCGGTGCTCTGACTTTCATATTCACAGGTCACAAAACAAATGAGAGTAAGCTGGAGAGAGACTTATCTATAATGCAGAAAGAACTCTAGATAGttttatatatgttattttactctacatatcatattttattttCAGTAAACTTG is a window from the Apium graveolens cultivar Ventura chromosome 1, ASM990537v1, whole genome shotgun sequence genome containing:
- the LOC141672866 gene encoding homeobox-leucine zipper protein ATHB-23-like isoform X1, which translates into the protein MSACTREMDFFPANFMLQNHQQQEEQDHFSHIQNPTHLLPPRDFHGTIGSFLGKSSMSYSRVDQQLHDESNVNGDHVDDLSDPDDDDGSGGVGLGGSKKRRLNIVQLKTLEKSFELGNKLEPERKLELSRTLGLQPRQIAIWFQNRRARWKTKQLEKDYDLLKAQFDALKAENDSLRSRNEELHAQILALKNREPTDSINLNKETEGSSSNRSTENSYEFKSDFSRRTPPEIDSYQPKITSIPFFPPNNNSNFIRTLQQPAAVHMSRPSDHHHHQPVKEEDFCNMFDDQTAFWPWLEPQPFN
- the LOC141672866 gene encoding homeobox-leucine zipper protein ATHB-23-like isoform X2, giving the protein MDFFPANFMLQNHQQQEEQDHFSHIQNPTHLLPPRDFHGTIGSFLGKSSMSYSRVDQQLHDESNVNGDHVDDLSDPDDDDGSGGVGLGGSKKRRLNIVQLKTLEKSFELGNKLEPERKLELSRTLGLQPRQIAIWFQNRRARWKTKQLEKDYDLLKAQFDALKAENDSLRSRNEELHAQILALKNREPTDSINLNKETEGSSSNRSTENSYEFKSDFSRRTPPEIDSYQPKITSIPFFPPNNNSNFIRTLQQPAAVHMSRPSDHHHHQPVKEEDFCNMFDDQTAFWPWLEPQPFN